The following are from one region of the Penaeus chinensis breed Huanghai No. 1 chromosome 5, ASM1920278v2, whole genome shotgun sequence genome:
- the LOC125025800 gene encoding phospholipid-transporting ATPase IF-like, with product MPSLRRKNKDKANASRTLFVNRIPPEEMADPAVIPKYMSNNIKTSKYTFINFIPKNLFEQFRRIANFYFLCVAIIQVSIESPVSPMTSILPLVFVITVTGVKQAYEDWLRHREDNKVNKAPARVLREGAMTNVLTSQIQVGDIVEVQKDEQFPCDLLLLASTNSEGTCDVTTANLDGETNLKTFTSPPDTRHLDTPEDLATMRALIECQLPHANLYDFKGRMDMYKGNAEPTKMSLATENLLLRGARLKNTPVVYGVSVYTGEETKMALNTKMTSNKFSTVEKSMNYFLVFFLVLLILEIVICTVLKYQLYGTEFTKDAWYFQLREENSTLTVTARDVVQDSFSFLVLFNYIIPISLYVTLELQKFFGAMFLEWDDDLRCTTTRERAKCNTSDLNEELGQVQYLFTDKTGTLTENIMHFRHCSVDGAKYIDVDGDIHSLNDRNNKASPLPSLPKTLEIFLETLALCHTVQVTTREKDTGEVIASSDEMELAEMKLEYQAASPDEKALVEACARYGVVFEGQSHDRLLLSVRGERRTFTRLQILEFDSDRKCMSVAVRDESSRKIWLLTKGAESSVLKRCSVSEQASRSLRDTTLKHINDYAMLGLRTLAVARRELTDKQYEDFATQLSQARQTLDNREEAVRKVSDRMEADLTLLGATGVEDLLQDGVQETLESLRAAGIKVWVLTGDKVETAVNIAYSCGHFKGFMTILTLTGLQEEDAEAKLQECDAESQKSDGHYGLVVDGSSLQVLLDHHRRRFYDVCRRCTAVVCCRMSPRQKAETVRLVKTSGKNPVCAAIGDGANDVSMIQEAHVGLGVMGKEGRQAVRCADFAFARFKFLKKVLLVHGHWFYTRVSTLVQYSFYKNVAFITPQLYFATMSAFSTQPVYDSLALTMFNITFTSLPVFVFGLFDQNLPAELLMSRPHLYQRIANNAAMSWLIFFKWTLFALWHTVVMYFGLYFVYADDTPGFSNGQTPDLFLFGTTLISICVVVTNLKLVLEAHYFTNFFVLSVVLSLLFYAVQCLIYHGVWIPDYGSLQPDVFWSYYRMFESPALMLASVLLGVVCLIPDLVDKVVLGSNDERVKFRRQKMESSEVSATRYATYVNEAFTYTEEDEAV from the exons ATGCCGTCgctgagaaggaaaaataag GACAAGGCGAACGCCAGCAGAACGCTCTTCGTTAACAGAATTCCCCCTGAAGAGATGGCGGATCCTGCTGTTATCCCGAAATACATGTCTAACAACATTAAAACATCTAAG tATACATTCATAAATTTCATCCCCAAGAATCTTTTCGAGCAATTTCGACGTATCGCCAACTTCTATTTCTTGTGCGTGGCCATCATCCAG gTCAGTATCGAGAGTCCTGTGAGTCCAATGACCTCCATCCTGCCCCTGGTGTTCGTAATCACAGTCACGGGGGTCAAGCAGGCCTACGAGGACTGGCTGAGACACCGGGAGGACAACAAAGTAAACAAAGCCCCCGCGAGAGTTCTGAGGGAGGGGGCCATGACG AATGTACTAACGAGTCAGATCCAAGTAGGAGACATAGTGGAGGTGCAAAAGGACGAGCAGTTTCCTTGCGACCTCCTTCTGCTCGCCTCGACCAACTCCGAAGGCACTTGTGACGTCACCACCGCCAACCTAGACGGCGAAACAAACCTCAAG ACATTTACGAGCCCTCCTGACACGAGGCACCTGGACACTCCCGAGGATCTTGCCACCATGCGAGCGCTGATTGAGTGTCAG CTCCCACACGCCAACCTGTATGACTTCAAGGGCCGTATGGATATGTACAAAGGAAATGCCGAACCCACAAAGATGTCCCTGGCTACGGAGAATCTACTGCTGAGAGGAGCTCGACTCAAGAACACCCCGGTTGTGTACG GAGTGTCGGTGTATACAGGAGAGGAAACCAAGATGGCGCTCAACACGAAAATGACGAGCAACAAGTTTTCCACCGTTGAGAA ATCCATGAATTACTTCCTTGTGTTTTTCCTTGTCCTGCTGATCCTCGAAATCGTCATTTGCACCGTCCTTAAGTACCAACTGTACGGCACAGAGTTTACCA AGGACGCATGGTACTTCCAGCTTCGCGAGGAAAACTCCACCTTAACTGTCACGGCAAGAGATGTGGTTCAGGACAGtttttccttcctcgttctcttcaaTTATATCATTCCTATTTCCCTCTACGTCACTCTCG AGTTGCAAAAGTTCTTCGGGGCAATGTTCCTCGAGTGGGACGACGACCTGCGCTGCACGACCACCCGGGAAAGGGCTAAGTGCAACACGTCAGACCTAAATGAAGAACTGGGACAG GTACAATATCTGTTCACGGACAAGACGGGGACACTGACGGAGAACATCATGCACTTCCGGCACTGTTCAGTCGACGGTGCAAAATACATCGATGTTGACGGCGACATTCACTCTCTGAACGATAGGAATAACAAAGCTTCACCTCTGCCGTCCTTACCT AAAACTCTAGAAATCTTTCTGGAGACCTTGGCACTGTGCCACACTGTGCAGGTGACGACGCGGGAGAAGGACACGGGAGAGGTCATCGCTTCCTCGGACGAAATGGAACTCGCAGAGATGAAGCTCGAGTACCAGGCGGCGAGCCCTGACGAGAAGGCACTGGTGGAGGCGTGTGCGAG GTACGGCGTGGTGTTCGAGGGCCAGAGCCACGACCGGCTACTCCTCAGcgtaaggggggagaggaggacctTCACCAGGCTCCAGATCCTCGAGTTCGACTCAG ACCGGAAATGCATGTCGGTGGCAGTGCGAGATGAATCTTCGAGAAAAATCTGGCTGCTGACCAAAGGTGCTGAGAGCAGTGTGCTGAAGCGGTGTTCAGTCAGCGAACAGGCCTCCAGAAGCCTTCGAGATACCACGCTCAAACACATCAATGATTACGCTatg TTGGGACTGAGGACGCTGGCGGTGGCGCGGCGAGAGTTGACGGACAAGCAGTACGAGGACTTCGCTACACAGCTTTCCCAGGCCAGGCAG ACGCTGGACAACAGAGAAGAGGCGGTGAGGAAAGTGAGCGACAGGATGGAAGCAGATCTGACCCTCCTGGGAGCCACCGGGGTCGAGGACCTCCTGCAGGACGGTGTTCAGGAGACCCTCGAGTCCCTAAGGGCCGCGGGTATCAAG GTGTGGGTCCTCACAGGTGACAAGGTGGAGACAGCGGTCAACATAGCGTATTCCTGCGGCCACTTCAAGGGCTTCATGACCATCTTGACTCTGACCGGCCTGCAGGAGGAAGATGCAGAGGCTAAGTTGCAGGAGTGCGA CGCCGAGAGCCAGAAGTCAGACGGCCACTACGGGCTGGTGGTTGACGGCTCCTCGCTCCAGGTCCTGCTcgaccaccaccgccgccgcttCTACGACGTCTGCAGGAGGTGCACCGCCGTCGTTTGCTGCAGGATGTCGCCCAGGCAGAAGGCAGAG aCGGTGCGGTTAGTGAAAACTTCGGGAAAGAATCCAGTCTGCGCGGCGATCGGAGACGGAGCCAACGACGTGTCCATGATCCAAGAGGCGCATGTAGGCTTAG GTgtaatgggaaaggaagggaggcaggccgTGAGATGCGCTGATTTTGCCTTCGCGAGGTTCAAGTTCCTGAAGAAGGTGCTGCTGGTGCATGGTCATTGGTTTTACACTCGCGTGTCCACTCTCGTGCAGTATTCCTTCTACAAGAATGTGGCTTTTATCACTCCACAGCTCTATTTCGCTACTATGTCTGCATTTTCGACACag CCAGTCTACGACTCTCTCGCGCTGACCATGTTCAACATCACTTTCACTTCCCTGCCTGTGTTTGTTTTCGGTCTCTTCGATCAAAACCTCCCGGCGGAACTGCTCATGAGTCGCCCTCACCTCTACCAGCGCATCGCCAACAACGCAGCCATGTCGTGGCTTATATTCTTCAAGTGGACTCTATTCG CCCTGTGGCATACAGTTGTCATGTATTTCGGCCTGTATTTCGTGTATGCAGACGACACTCCCGGTTTCTCCAATGGCCAGACCCCCGACCTGTTTCTTTTCGGCACAACACTCATTAGCATCTGTGTTGTGGTTACCAATCTCAAG cTGGTACTGGAGGCTCACTACTTCACCAATTTCTTCGTGCTGTCCGTGGTGCTCTCGCTACTGTTCTATGCGGTGCAGTGCCTCATCTACCACGGCGTTTGGAT TCCGGACTACGGGTCGTTGCAGCCTGACGTCTTTTGGTCGTATTACCGAATGTTCGAGAGTCCGGCGCTGATGCTCGCCTCCGTCCTCCTCGGCGTCGTCTGCCTCATCCCTGACCTCGTGGATAAGGTCGTACTCGGGTCCAATGACGAGAGGGTCAAGTTCAGAAGACAAAAG ATGGAATCGAGCGAAGTCAGCGCCACCCGCTATGCTACTTATGTCAATGAAGCATTTACATACACTGAAGAGGACGAGGCCGTGTGA
- the LOC125025906 gene encoding dual oxidase maturation factor 1-like, with the protein MDGRSNSSSAPHERSWWWFSVGREGGGPTYYGSVGPCPSIVWNADVILCVCFFSIPLVTFFLLLPSFRQKHWMSFLAMVLCMLSGFFITCTFYSSSWLVGEVEVEASNGPAQPPSKGSLGLWTGLWHANLTYESSSLSLNEQVTWSKRQDMVVAHRMALEKGWVWPLVSLVSELSGEGRAWRGELGDGIRYAGTFSGCAMVASMYMWVVCVVLLSIAPELIAQYLMLMGCLLAIASFGYVLLVWIHVPNSITVSGSTMDLHLGWAWWSVCIMGVLLVNVGAALLLYDFMYPKQLYTIFELYAGTPYHRLFQENLKCYKVIDPHDEEFKKVYPPCYWDLRNFNIKPSLVTGNENDVNNNLQELTEKGQICKKTEVERVFTNTETGKLIFRIKRDKPFVMETLDTVSSPTNKDHTPFRRELPLSLRRRITPEPDRLKAADRGPQPLDLFSDCLSPLLKNSVKKEDFLKVPCIPDHPDSRSNYDTSASPPLSRTFTSFQAADLISDTPCLVPKGLEESSTSF; encoded by the exons ATGGACGGCAGGTCGAACAGCAGCTCGGCACCCCACGAGCGCTCCTGGTGGTGGTTCTCGGTGGGCCGCGAGGGGGGCGGACCCACTTACTACGGCAGCGTTGGGCCGTGTCCCTCGATCGTGTGGAACGCCGACGTcatcttgtgtgtgtgctttttctcCATACCGCTAGTGACGTTTTTCTTGCTTCTCCCGTCGTTCAGGCAGAAGCACTGGATGTCCTTCCTCGCG ATGGTGCTGTGTATGCTGTCGGGTTTCTTCATCACCTGCACCTTCTACTCGTCCTCGTGGCtggtgggggaagtggaggtggaggcgagcAACGGCCCCGCTCAGCCCCCGTCCAAAGGGTCGCTGGGGCTGTGGACGGGGCTGTGGCACGCCAACCTCACCTACGAGTCGTCCAGTCTCTCCCTCAACGAGCAAGTGACCTGGTCGAAGCGCCAGGACATGGTCGTGGCGCATCGCATGGCTCTGGAGAAGGGCTGGGTGTGGCCCCTGGTGAGCCTGGTGTCCGAGTTGAGCGGCGAAGGGCGGGCCTGGAGAGGAGAGCTCGGGGACGGGATAAGGTACGCTGGAACTTTCAGTGGCTGTGCCATGGTAGCGTCCATGTACATGTGGGTGGTGTGCGTGGTCCTATTGAGCATAGCTCCTGAGCTGATTGCGCAATACCTCATGCTGATGGGATGTTTGCTGGCGATCGCGTCTTTCGGCTACGTGCTGTTAGTGTGGATCCACGTACCAAATAGTATTACCGTGAGCGGGTCAACGATGGACTTGCATCTTGGATGGGCCTGGTGGTCCGTGTGCATCATGGGCGTTTTGTTGGTTAATGTTGGCGCTGCGTTGCTCCTCTATGATTTCATGTACCCGAAACAGCTTTATACTATTTTTGAACTGTATGCTGGCACCCCTTATCATCGCCTGTTTCAGGAAAACCTAAAGTGTTATAAAGTAATAGATCCGCATGACGAAGAGTTCAAAAAGGTGTATCCACCATGTTACTGGGATCTAAGGAACTTTAACATCAAGCCGTCCCTAGTAACGGGAAATGAAAACGACGTAAATAATAACCTGCAGGAATTGACAGAAAAGGGACAGATCTGTAAGAAGACCGAAGTGGAGAGAGTCTTCACCAACACTGAAACCGGCAAACTCATTTTCCGCATCAAGAGGGACAAGCCATTTGTTATGGAGACACTGGACACGGTCTCTTCTCCAACAAATAAAGACCACACTCCATTTCGCAGAGAACTGCCGCTGTCGCTTCGCAGGCGCATCACCCCAGAGCCGGATCGACTGAAAGCTGCAGACAGGGGCCCACAGCCTCTCGATCTCTTCTCCGACTGCTTGTCTCCGCTGCTAAAGAACTCGGTCAAGAAGGAAGACTTCCTGAAGGTCCCGTGCATCCCCGACCACCCCGACTCTCGCAGTAACTACGATACGTCAGCTTCTCCGCCCCTCTCCAGAACATTTACGAGTTTCCAGGCGGCCGATCTGATCAGCGATACACCTTGTCTGGTCCCGAAGGGGCTGGAGGAGAGTTCGACTTCGTTCTGA